A segment of the Posidoniimonas polymericola genome:
GCCGCACGCCGTACGTGATCCCGATCGGCGGCTCCAACGCGATCGGCGCAGTCGGCTACGTGGCCGCGATGGACGAGCTGCTCGGCCAGGCCGAGGAAGCGGGCGTGGCGTTCGACCGCGTCGTGTTCCCGACCAGTTCGGGCGGCACGCATGCCGGACTGGCGCTGGGGGCAAAGCGCGCCGGTTTTGGGGGTGTGGTGACCGCCATCAGCATCGACGCCGCGCCAACCGACCACGCGTTCCTAGAGGAAGTCGCGCAGGTCGCCACCGAAGCGGCCGGGATGCTGGGGGACAGCGTCCTTATATCTCCAGCGGAACTCGAAGTTGAGTACGGCTACCTCGGCGGCGGCTACGGCGTGGTCGGCGACACCGAACGCGACGCCATCCGCCTAATGGGCCGGCAGGAAGGCATCTTGCTCGGTCCGGTGTACAGCGGCCGGGGGTTCGGCGCGCTGCTCGACATGATCGCCCAAGGAAAGGTCGCTGCCGGCCAGCGGGTGCTGTACTGGCACACCGGGGACGAGTCAGCTCTGCACGCCTACGCCGACGAGCTATTGGAGGGCGACGTCGGTTAGGCGTCCTGCACCTCGTACTCGGTGTCGCGGATGATGCCGGGCATCGGCTCGGGGTAGCGGCCCTCGCTGTTGGGAGAAACAGGCGCCGGGCCGTCGGGCGTGAAGCTTGCTACGCCTGGCGCAAACTCGTGCGGGCAGTTAAGCATCTGCTCGAACGTGATCTCCTGCCCGGTGTGCGCCGCCATGCGGCCCATGCTGGTCACGAGGCTCGCCTCGACCCCGCGCGGAACTTCGTTGTACGGCTTGTCGTTGACGATCGCATCGACCAGGTCTTCCCACTCTAGCCGGTAGGGGTTCTGCTCTGGCTGAGGGTACGCCCACACGACCTCGCGGCGGTTCTGCCGCTGCCCGCTGAACGTGCGGACCCGCCCGGGCGAGTGTCCCGAGGCGCTGACAATCGCCGAGCCCTTGCTGCCGTGCGCGACGCTCGACATGTCGTTCTTGCAGCCCGGCATGATGCGGGTGCCGAAGTGCATGGTCGAGCCGTCGGGGTAGGTGTACTCGATCGAGTAGTTATCGAAGTTCTGGTCGACGTAGTCGCCGCGGTAGTGGCGGCCGCCGATACCAACCGCCTTGACCGGCCAGGCGTTCTTCATCCAAGAGAGCTCGTCGATCTGGTGGATGTTGAAGTCGCTGAACAACCCGCCGCTGGACCACAGGAAGCTGTGGAACCGCTCGACCTGCCACATCAGCTCGGGCCGGCCTTCCGGCTTGCGGGTCGAGAAGCAGGTCACCACCGGGCCGTGCATGCGGTAGCCCTGCATCGAGATGATGTCGCCGATCTCACCGTCCGCGATCCGCTGGTGCAGCTCCTGCCGGCCGCGGCAGTGGCGGACCATCAGCCCGACGCCGACCTTCAAGTTCTTGTCGTCGGCCTGCTTCGCGAGCTCGAGCATCCGGAGCGAAGTGGGTCCATCGGCCGTCAGCGGCTTCTCCATGAACACGTTGAGGCCACGTTCGATGGCGTACTCGAAGTGCGGCCCGCGGAACGCCAGCGGGGTGGCGAAGATGGCGATGTCGCCGGGACGCAGCTGGTCGAGGGCGTCGCGGTACGCGTCAAACCCGACGAAGCGGCGATCGCTTGGCACGTCGATCTTGTTGGGCGAGGAGGCGAACTCCTGGGTCAGTGCGTCGTAGCTGCCTTTCAGCCGGTGCTCGAACACGTCGGCCATCGCTACGAGCTTGAGCGGCGTGCCCTGTACGTAAAGCGCGTCGGCCGCGGCGCCGGTGCCACGCCCGCCGCAACCAACCAGGGCGCAGCGGATGGTGTTGTCGGTCCCCTGCTGCGCGAACGCGTTTCGCGGCACGGCAGACAAGAACGACAACGCGCCGGCCGTTTTCAGAAAACCACGTCGGCTGGACTCACTTTGATTGCTATCGGGCACGGCGTGGGTCTCCCAAGAGATTGGATGAGTGATTTTTCAAGAAGAGTCCGCAGAACTACTTTATCAGGTTTGCCGCGCTGTTCCAAAACGCGTCCATTTCGTCGACTGTCGGGAGCCGCCGCGGCCGCACGATGCGGAATCCCAGCCACTGCGCGTCGGTGTGGTACCAGATGCTCTTGGGCAGCTGCGGGTCCTGCTGCTTCCAGATTGGGTCGGAGCCGGTCCGGTACGCCGAGCGGAGCTGCTCCGGGTCGTCGTACCAGCTGCCGCCGCGGACGCTGCGCGGGTAGAGGGTGGTTGGCTTCAGGAACGGGTTCTCGGCCTGGCCGCTGATCTGGGCAAAGTAGTCCGCGGCGTACTGGTCGGCGGTCCACTCGCTCACATTGCCGTGCATGTCGTACAGGCCCCACGGGTTGGGCTTCTTCATGCCGACCTTCTGATACTTCTCATTGCTGTTGTCGTAGAACCAGGCGTGCTCGCCCAGCCGGGCGGGGTCGTCCCCGAACGAGTACGCGGTGGTGGCGCCGGCCCGGCAGGCGTACTCCCACTCGGCCTCGGTGGGCAGCCGGTAGAAGTGCCCGGTCTGGGCGCTCAACCACTGGCAGTACTTGTTCGCCGCGTGCTGCGTCATGCTGATCGCCGGGTAGCCCGACTGCCCCATGCCGAAGCTCATCTCCATGTACGGCGCGGTCGGCGCGCTGACGGCGTCCACCGCGGTATGCTTGGCGGGGTCGTAGTCCTTGCGGGCGCCGTTCTTCCGCCGCTCGATCGACGAGATCATGAACGGCTCGTACTCGTCCCACGAAACCTCGCGGGCACCCATCCAGAACGCGCCAACGCCGACCTCGGTCTGCGGGCCCTCGTTCGCCTGGCGGTTCGCCTCGTCGGCGGGGCTGCCCATCGGGAAAGTCCCGGCGGGGATCGCCTTCATCTCGTACGGCACGCCGGTGCGCGGGATCTCGCCGCGGTAGTCGGCCATCTCGCCGCCCGCTGACTCGGCGGCGGTATTCACGATCTTCGCGTGGATCTCCTCGAGCAGCTGACGGTTGTCGGGCGTCGCCGAGCGGTCGACCGGCTTGGCACGCGGACGCAGCGTGACGCCGTTGGGCCATTGGGCGCCGTCGGCAATCCATACGCGGATCGTTTCGATCGACTGCTTGTCGAGCGGGCCGCCCGCGTCGGCCGGCGGCATCAGCTCGTCGGCGTCCGCAGACGCATTCATCGTCGTGAACAGCGGGCTCTCGTCGGGCTTACCTGGCGCCACCAACGGCTCGCCATAATCGTCGTCGAACACCGCCGCGCGGGTCGACAAGTCGTACCCACTGTCGGCGTCTTCGCCGTTGTGGCACGACAAACACTGCTGCTCCAGGATCGGCTGCACATCCGACGCGAAGTCGACCGCGCTGGCGCCGCGGCTACACAGCGCCGCCACCATCACCGCCG
Coding sequences within it:
- a CDS encoding D-cysteine desulfhydrase family protein; protein product: MTDRLPRVSLANLPTPLHRLTRLSAQLGVDLWIKRDDLTSLATGGNKTRKLEYLIADALARGADCVVTAGGPQSNHCRQTAAAAAQHGLACCLVLGGEPQPPLGNLLLDRLLGAEVHWTPKPNRKSRMQELAGELGAAGRTPYVIPIGGSNAIGAVGYVAAMDELLGQAEEAGVAFDRVVFPTSSGGTHAGLALGAKRAGFGGVVTAISIDAAPTDHAFLEEVAQVATEAAGMLGDSVLISPAELEVEYGYLGGGYGVVGDTERDAIRLMGRQEGILLGPVYSGRGFGALLDMIAQGKVAAGQRVLYWHTGDESALHAYADELLEGDVG
- a CDS encoding Gfo/Idh/MocA family protein, with product MPDSNQSESSRRGFLKTAGALSFLSAVPRNAFAQQGTDNTIRCALVGCGGRGTGAAADALYVQGTPLKLVAMADVFEHRLKGSYDALTQEFASSPNKIDVPSDRRFVGFDAYRDALDQLRPGDIAIFATPLAFRGPHFEYAIERGLNVFMEKPLTADGPTSLRMLELAKQADDKNLKVGVGLMVRHCRGRQELHQRIADGEIGDIISMQGYRMHGPVVTCFSTRKPEGRPELMWQVERFHSFLWSSGGLFSDFNIHQIDELSWMKNAWPVKAVGIGGRHYRGDYVDQNFDNYSIEYTYPDGSTMHFGTRIMPGCKNDMSSVAHGSKGSAIVSASGHSPGRVRTFSGQRQNRREVVWAYPQPEQNPYRLEWEDLVDAIVNDKPYNEVPRGVEASLVTSMGRMAAHTGQEITFEQMLNCPHEFAPGVASFTPDGPAPVSPNSEGRYPEPMPGIIRDTEYEVQDA
- a CDS encoding SUMF1/EgtB/PvdO family nonheme iron enzyme, which encodes MWSVPAVMVAALCSRGASAVDFASDVQPILEQQCLSCHNGEDADSGYDLSTRAAVFDDDYGEPLVAPGKPDESPLFTTMNASADADELMPPADAGGPLDKQSIETIRVWIADGAQWPNGVTLRPRAKPVDRSATPDNRQLLEEIHAKIVNTAAESAGGEMADYRGEIPRTGVPYEMKAIPAGTFPMGSPADEANRQANEGPQTEVGVGAFWMGAREVSWDEYEPFMISSIERRKNGARKDYDPAKHTAVDAVSAPTAPYMEMSFGMGQSGYPAISMTQHAANKYCQWLSAQTGHFYRLPTEAEWEYACRAGATTAYSFGDDPARLGEHAWFYDNSNEKYQKVGMKKPNPWGLYDMHGNVSEWTADQYAADYFAQISGQAENPFLKPTTLYPRSVRGGSWYDDPEQLRSAYRTGSDPIWKQQDPQLPKSIWYHTDAQWLGFRIVRPRRLPTVDEMDAFWNSAANLIK